TGTTGTAATACAACACCTGGGATAGGAAGAATTGATTCTGAAACCGTTGGAATGTTTCTCACATGCATGTACCTTTTAATCACGTCCCCTGCTTTTAACTCTTCTTCTCTCAATAAAAACCTTATTGGAAGGTTAGTATAGTCCTCCATGACCAAAGGAAGAATGTTTTGACTAGAGCCCTGGCCATCAGGACTATCGGCCTGAGTTACCATAGGTGCGAAGTGGTTCATACTATAACCAAGAACAATTGGTGTCTTACAAATGTCTGACGGTGGTATCTCCATTGGTAAGTATATTCCAAACAAACTGTTTTCCTGCATACTACTCCCATACACTGATCTGGCTGTCCTTTCTGCTAACACTATAATGGGTCTTTTGAGAATATTTGCCAATGTGAAGATGTGTACTCCCTCCAGGGTAGAGTAGGGTGTGCCTGCCTGGCTTCTTCCTGGTTCCACGATATCACTGGCTGCTCGGACAATATTATGCCAATCTACAGAAATGTCCtatcaaaaccaataaaaaattaattagaaaaaaattaacagtaatataaaatttcaagaaatatcactttttagaaaataaaatgaactcaatattaagataacactgaaatttaaaataagtaAGATGAAATCACAgattatataagttatattaatatttttttattttaattattacattaatGGGCAACTGAAGCATAGCAAAGAGCAAATACTCTGAACAGTAATGATACAATgcatttttatacatgtagcattaCAGACAATTTGTGAGCTCTTTGGAAAAAACATGTTTCTTTTAATCACCATATGGGGAAATCTTTAATTAAAACTTGATTGTCTGACAAGTCAATATTAACTTACCATAGAAGTGACATCATAGTTGAACTCGGATGGATGTAGTTTCTTGAGTTCATCCTGAGAATATTTCCACCTTTGTTGGATCTTATTTGACATGCCATTAGATAATGACGCATCTCCCTCAGATAAGGTCAAGTAAAGCATGGTACGTAAAAACTGGTCACTGTCCTCGATCCCCCACAAGGAAAGGGACACTGCATGCAGGAGACAGTTGCCATCAGCTGTAACAAAACACTTATTACAAGGATAGGTAAATAAAAgggtttatacatatatattttataagatatcaaagaaacacaatttaacaaagcatgacaatttattgactcgtgccctatgtGGATGTGgtgcagtggtagaaggcgaggtatgtttggctaggcgattgggtgccgtagatcgtgagtttgAGGCCCAGATAgagcacgagtcaataaattgtcatgctttgttaaattgtgtttctttgatatttgatattttatatatattgtatatatacaaacagtGTTTGACCATGCAATTAGGTAAACTTGGACAGCTGGGCAATTATTGAGATATCATTTCCAGAGGATGCTTTAATACACTGAAATAGGACAAAACATGCTCTCTTGTGAGTTTATCtatttttcaacatttgtaTTATGAaaagtaatcttttaagaaCATTTTCTTGAATAAAGCtaactacatgtaaatgtaaattcAGAACTTAATTAGTTTTCTTGGATAAAGCTAGGGTGAATTAGAACACTTTTGGAGATTAATTAAATTGACTGTCTCATGCATTAGTTTTTTAATTATGTTATATCACCAACTTataagtctaaaataaaatttttgtgCATTACATCATTATAAAAAGGCACTATGGGTGTAAATAAATGTAGTTTATTTTCTGATTACATTACACTAAAGGGGAAAAAATTAGGAAAACATAATATAACTTAAGGATGTCAAGAAGCAAACTTTAGCTGGCAGatactgatatatattgtcTTACCTGTTGTGGAAATTGGGTAGAGATTTTTCACACCATCACACCAGTTGATGACCTTGGCTGTTTTGAGATCATTTTTCATATCCAGATCACACACACTGATGATGTACTGCTGTTTAAAGTCAGCTGGGAAAAGATGGAGTGCTGGAAAACTAATACTAAACTTGTGAAAGTGTCGAAATGATGTATTCTGTACATCTCCTTTGATACGGTGTCGAAGCTTTCTGACAAGATCTGGAGAAGATTCAGAAAATTTCCTTCTGAATAGCACAATAGGTCTATCCATGTTCAGATTTTTAGTGGAGTTATATACAGTGGTGTGCTACATCTGGAAACTGAAACATAAAAAGAGAAACATCATTAGTGAATATAGTTTCCATTTGTCATCATGCAAcaataaacagaaaaatatgCTATATTGTATAACATCACCAAACTAGGGAGAATAAAATAAGTTGctattgtaaacaaattaagGCACTGTATAGActtttaaaagtaatatataatatatatttaacgtatatatatatgtaccaagtaactacaatgtatagttACGTATTTATTACTTCATTAATTGTATCTCATCATATATGTGCCATATTgcacactgtacatgtatattggtatattgtaaaggtgtatatgtacattttaccacatatatatattcaatataataaGGTCACAgtacatattgtatttatatgacaacaaattaatattatttaagGCATACGTGTAAAAATGAATTTCCACTTTGATAAtctttgttataaacatgttaacATACATGGTTCAtgacacatgtatatacatattgtatatatatatatatatatatatatatatatattatgtgcagtaaattttatgtttttttgtttgtttttttttttggctatTCACTAGGCCTAAATGTACCCGAtatgtaatgtttatttataaactTTGACCAACAATCATCTCGTAgaacgtacatgtatgtactacatgtatatgtgtgtaacacGCAAAAGACACGATAAGACGCACATACGGTAACAATGTGTCTAGTAGCCTATGAGCTAGCGTTCAAACGTAAGGTACCCACCCATCAACTTTCGGTTTGAGCGTTATTCGCAACGTTATTGAACAAGTCACTACGAACGACTCGAAATATAGTTACTGGTACAAATTGTACGATTCGGCATCAATTGAGAGACGAATACAAAGGAATACTTACGACATGTACGAAAATTTTCCAAAATATCGTAATGTTGGCAGCTGTTCAAGGAAAAATTTATTCTGGGAAATCCCCCAGTCTATCCAACTGAAAATCCCCAGAAAAATCACTTCATAGGAAGTGATGCGTGAAAATGTAAGAAAACaaccttttaaaaaaaatcattgaaaaatgacaaacaaaatgttaatatacTAATATTTCATTGTCTATAAAACACGTTTAAGTTTTTTACGCCGAAAGTGCGTGATAAAATTAGTTTAGAATTTGTTTTACACGTGTCGAGTACTGCCGAAACATTGTACCAGTTCACGTTCCTATACAGTGATTGTGTAACCGGAAGTTCCCGATGTGTCAATCACGCTGATCACCGTCAACCAAACGCTTTACAAGTTTACTCTACGTTGTGTTAAACTATGCATACGCGTTTGTCACACGAAACAGCAGCGAATTGTCCGGTAGGAAATCAATGGAAAACTGATTGATATGTGCATGTGTTTAGATGTTTTTTGGCAAAAATCGATGCAGAATTGATGCAAGCTGAACAACATATAGCATAATGCGCATATGTCATCAAACATAATGATCAGCTGTTTGTTACAGTAGGCCTAACTTAACACTGACACTCTCACTCATTCACTGCTTAGATTTTTTATTGCTACTTTGtagttttgaaaattaatacCTATTCTTTTATTATGCTATTTTGTAAGTTaccttttattattattcagaTAGTGTATACATCTTTAAAACAGAGCCTACAAGTGCCAGTAGCCTATGTTACTTAATGTACATGAGCAAATACACTCCATGGGTTACTTATTTACCGCCCTTTGTTAACGTTACCTTTGTCTTGACATCATGGCTTTTATTTAGCTCTTCGCAAATTGCGGCGCGTattgattatatacatttacGTTATATCTACCtcttgactatctcatagtaaaactaatataaagcaacagaagacacatgtaatttgatcttttgatgtaggcctacatgtgcACATCAAAGGAATTTGAAAAACGGTACAtagtggttgactgtgttgctttgaagttgggcatgGCTCTctttctgtaatcttcaaaaaaATGCTCTGTGTGCCTGTGATTGGGCAGTTAAATTTGCTTCTCCTGAACGCATGCTATACATGTGGTCCAGGGGTTGAGATAACATTATTGATAGTAACCCATAAAGTATAGAGGATGCAGAAAATTTAGTACTTTATACTATATTACCTGCAGCAGACAAAGGAAAGAAAATGAATTAGATAGATACAGTAAGTGGCCTTAATACAGTAAGCAAGCGatttttttactatatatattcttacatttttaaaaacCCCTCTCCAGAAATCAGTTGCAAATGTAAAAACGACAAATTTGACAATGTAAATGCCACTTATCTAGcacttatttttaaataatgtacatgtttttCCGTTGCAAAATGGGTGAGTTGTGAATGATAATATCCAAACAACATTTGATGACGCCGccatttccttctttgtctatagtaaAATGGCGTCCTAAAAATTACAAGTCTAAGATTGATTTATCGATGAATATGTCAcggaaaatattttagataattcaCATAGGTGCAAAAATTGTTCTTTAAAAAGTCTATACATAAAATCTTCTTACAATTGAATAGAAAATGACTAATTGAggaataacaattaaaaatatgtaatattactAAAAATATATAGCAAAACTTCCACCTACATACTTCATTATGGCCACTGactgtacatatacattgtatatatgcatacatatatcCATCTCTTCTTGACAATCTTAACATGTACAGCATACATACTCATGGATCATATTCCAATGgatatataatcatattttgatGCTTGTTAAAATTTATTATATGAATCAACACCACCATCACAACATGATGAGAATTATGTTACCAACTGCTGTATCACTGTATTGTATTTTACTATTGTATATGGGTGAATGGCTCCcttttatattaaataattgattggaattgttatatatatagaacTAATACCACCTGGGACAGTTCACCATGTCATTGGTGAGGATGATGGAGACTGTGGTGAGAGCACTGTTAACACTAATCGGACTGGTGATGAAGCCGATCCTTAGTATCATGTTCAGCATCATTTACGACTGGAGATCACAGAGAGTACCACCAGTAAAGGAAGATTTATGTCTCAAGAGTGCCACAGAGCTGGCAAAGCTTATCAGAACAAGGAAGGTAATGATCACAAGAGAAACTTAACTCAACAGTCACGAAAGTTATAATCGAAGAAAATGACaagatttatttcaataaacaatgaaaatcattttatgtAAGCAGAAAGCTGGGTCGAAAGTGGCATTAAATAATTCGGAGATGTCAAaactaaaataattaaaattcctCTTTCTGTGGCAGTTATTCTGAAACTTAGTGAATGCTTACATTAAACTGAattgtaattattatttattactaaAAGGTTAGAGCTGTAGATGTGATGGAGTCCTTCATTCACCGTGTAGGAATAGTTAATCCTGTGGTGAATGCAGTCACAGCTACCAGATATGAGGAAGCCATCCTAGAAGCAGAACAAGTGGATACTTTACTGGACAGTGGCCAGTTAGATGACCAGTACTCTGAGAAAAATGCCCCATTTCTGGGTGTCCCAACGTCTGTTAAGGAAGCTTTTGCTCTTAAAGGTTACTGCAATATATGTTACTGATTAAAGCACCAGATACAAATAGAATCATGCTCTccaaaatgataaacaattatCAACTTTAGTACAAGCATATAGAAGTCTATCATATGCGAATATTGGCTTATCCCCTATTTTAAAAAACACACATTTCAGAGACATTTTTATCAACTGAAATATTAAAGTAGGCCTTCCTATGCAAATATTAGTTAATCCCCtatttcttaattatttttgttttaatcaaagacattttcatttttagcaCAGGTACATACACAGATATATGTAGGGTCTAATTGATATGCAGTGGCATGATTTCAACCAATTTCATTTTTGACAGGTATGCCTAATGCTTCTGGGTTAGTGAAACGAAAAAGCAAAATTGCCACATATGATGCCGAGGTGGTGGCACGAGTAAAAAAGGCAGGAGCCATTCCATATATACTCACAAATGTTAGTGAGCTTTGTATGTGGTATGAATCAGCTAACAACCTCAATGGCCGCACACGGAATGCCTACGATTCTTCTAGGATTGTTGGGGGCAGCTCAGGTACGCTGAGCACACAGCTCTGTGATTGTTTTTACAaagctatagtttatataactATTGCAGATATTGCCAAGGtcagaaaattatatttgtgaaagaagaaaaataagagAATAAACTGCTATAATGCGATATGTTATGGATATTATTGGAAAACTCGTCTTAAagttgatacatatatatagaatatgatattatttatatgaaatacatattgactttttaggtcatctgacccgaagggtcaggatgacctatagtcgtcatgtttcgtccgtcgtcgtccgccgtccgccgtgcgccgtccgccgtccgccgtgcgttaacatttcacattttgaacttcttctcaagttctaccagtgcgatttagctgaaacttgcatgaaattatcctgacatggtcccgacaaagtgttgttatttttcgggttgatttgaaatccaagatggccgccacagccgccatcttgaaaacacattttgaacttcttctcaagttctaccggtgcgatttggctgaaacttgtatgaaatgatcctgacatggtctcgacaaagtgttgttatttttcgggtcgatccgaaatccaagatggccgccacagccgccatcttgaaaacacattttgaacttcttctcaagttctaccggtgcgatttggctgaaacttgcatgaaatgatcctgacatggtcttgacaaagtgttgttatttttcgggtcgatccgaaatccaagatggccgccacagccgccatcttgaaaacacattttgaacttcttctcaagttctaccggtgcgatttggctgaaacttgcatgaaatgatccttacatggtcctgacaaagtgttgttatttttcgggttgatccgaaatccaagatggccgccacagccgccatcttgaaaacacattttgaacttcttctcaagttctaccggtgcgatttggctgaaacttgcatgaaatgatcctgacatggtcccgacaaagtgttgttatttttcgggtcgatccgaaatccaagatggccgctacagccgccatcttgaaaacacattttgaacttcttctcaagttctaccggttcgatttggctgaaacttgcatgaaatgatcctgacatggtcctgataaagtgttgttatttttcggatcgatccgaaatccaagatggccgccacagcagccatcttgaaaacacattttgaacttcttctcaagttctaccagtgcgatttggctgaaacttgcatgaaatgatcctgacatggtcccgacaaagtgttgttatttttggggtcgatccaaaatccaagatggccgccacagccgccatcttgaaaacacattttgaacttcttctcaagttctactggtgcgatttggctgaaacttgcatgaaatgatcctgacatggtcccgataaagtattgttacatctctggttgatcacaaatcgaagatggctaccatgacactatatctaattaatttcctatatgtttaggcccttgggcctcttgtttgaaataaaatttgttgaaagaaattgaaaatgatcctgacatggtcctgacaaagtgacaccatatataattaattttactattgccaaggtagtcagatgaccgttaaggccctttgggcctcttgtttttatataaattttgaatgtTAACAGTCCACAAGTTTTAACTCTACAGAAATTTGTTTACAGGAGGTGAAGCCTGTATCATTTCCACTGCTGCAGCAGTGATGGGGATTGGATCAGACATTGGAGGCAGTATAAGGATGCCAGCCTTCTTTAATGGTGTGTTTGGGCACAAAGCATCACGAGGTGAGACCCGGTATAAATTTTCAGTTATCTGCCTTTAAGCTTTATAGCAtggatactgtatagtatattTATTGTGATTGAGTAATCTCCCTCGTGGTAAAGTTCAAAATGAAGTTAAGTCTTTAGGCAGTGTAGATAAACTGTACATACTTCTAAAGGCCTATAGACAAAATTTCACACTATTTTACCATTATATTGGACAAGTGTGATTAGGAAATGATGCATGCTTTCCAAAAAGTGTATTAAAAAAGTCGATTATGGTTTATATACAGATTATGATAAAATTTGTTTGATCATTAAACCAAAGATTCATTGCTAATGTATTATTCATAATGAGATAAAAatggtataaagctagtatattaataatccgaaataaaatgCCAAAATGAATTCaaagtgaaataaaaagtaatttctatagaatatatattcagccactaaagagccttcttcagtccaaaatctGTAAATAACGTATGTACCATAATATTATTTGGTCTGTATCAGGTTTAGTTCCTAACGAGGGCCAACACCCGATGGCCACAGGGAAAGAGAGAGACCTACTCAGTACTGGCCCTATGTGTCGGTATGCGGAGGATCTCATTCCATTACTCAAAGTATTTGCTGGACCAGAGTCGACACTAAAGGCTAAACTTGATGAAAAGGTAgctaattttctttttaatcaaatgtaaataatatcaAGTTTCACTTTTTCTTCTGAAAATGCTAGAAGttattttttagtgcaaaattgaaaaaaacagTCCAGACTATTTCAATAACACATTTAAATAAGTCCAGGATTCAAGATATATTGTGTTTGCagcattaaatttattttttgcaaTGCAAATAATTACCaggaaagaaaatcaaatttaaacaGGAAACTACCTGGTATTAATAAAATGACTTGAAATTGAATTTGCTGTTATATCAAATGttcatttactttattttttgagagttaaagttatatttcatataattttcattttaacaaactgttgtaaaacatacaatgtgtgaatatggatgcatAAAAGCACCGACATATCATTCAGATAGATGGAAGAAATAGCATACATTTTAAAAGAGGCTACAGATCAACGTGACCCAATCAGATCAAAACCTCCCGAGTGGTATCATGTGACCAACATTGGCATTATCCGTAGACTCTTTGATTAACTAACTCTAGGATCACTTATCTAAACAGTCAAACTTGCAGATAACACTATCTGCTAATTGACTCTGAGAACACTAATGCATTTTCATTAAGAGTGTTTGTGTTAAAATAATACACAGCTTTAATTTTTGAACTTTAGGTAGACCTACGAACATTGAAAATCTACAGTATGCTAGATGATGGAGGAAGTCTACTTGTCAGTCCTGTAGACAAAGAGCTCAAAGAAATCCAAATCAAGGTGATTACCACATGAAGGAGTTTTTACGTAGAGTTTCCACATAGTTTCAATCCAGCCCTCTGCTTGACAATTCTAGGAACAATAAAGTAAATGTCTTGAATCCTAGATAGTTTGTGAtcttaacttttatttttaaatcatttataatgtatgttaactTTTCATAATAATCGAGGCAgacaaaaatattgcaaaagTATCTTGAACAAATAAGGTATGATTTCTTAAAGATTTGAtcttataattttatttttttttaaatgtttagttCTCTCTTTATAACTAACTTTTTAGGTTGAGAAATTCTTAGAAGAAAAGCTAAAGTTGAAAGTGGAGAGGGTAAACATACACCGCATGAGGTATGGATTAGAAGTATGGACTGCCAAAATGAACACAGGAGGTGGTCAAAAGTTCGCCCAGCTCATGAGTGACGATGAAAACAGTGTGAACTGTGTGATTGAGCTACTGAAATGGTTTGTAGGTTGTTCACAACACACACTTCCTGCCATAAGTCTTGGACTTTTCGAGAAAATCACCATTCCAGAGACGGACCAGAAATTTCTGAGAGTGTTTGAGAAACTGGAATC
The nucleotide sequence above comes from Argopecten irradians isolate NY chromosome 1, Ai_NY, whole genome shotgun sequence. Encoded proteins:
- the LOC138327262 gene encoding fatty-acid amide hydrolase 2-like: MSLVRMMETVVRALLTLIGLVMKPILSIMFSIIYDWRSQRVPPVKEDLCLKSATELAKLIRTRKVRAVDVMESFIHRVGIVNPVVNAVTATRYEEAILEAEQVDTLLDSGQLDDQYSEKNAPFLGVPTSVKEAFALKGMPNASGLVKRKSKIATYDAEVVARVKKAGAIPYILTNVSELCMWYESANNLNGRTRNAYDSSRIVGGSSGGEACIISTAAAVMGIGSDIGGSIRMPAFFNGVFGHKASRGLVPNEGQHPMATGKERDLLSTGPMCRYAEDLIPLLKVFAGPESTLKAKLDEKVDLRTLKIYSMLDDGGSLLVSPVDKELKEIQIKVEKFLEEKLKLKVERVNIHRMRYGLEVWTAKMNTGGGQKFAQLMSDDENSVNCVIELLKWFVGCSQHTLPAISLGLFEKITIPETDQKFLRVFEKLESDVTKLLSNDSILLYPSHPKLAPYHNEPILYPFNFAYTGVFNTLGLPVTQCPLGLSKDGLPLGLQLVTSMNNDRYTIALAQELEKAFGGWVKP